A DNA window from Acidihalobacter prosperus contains the following coding sequences:
- the mnmG gene encoding tRNA uridine-5-carboxymethylaminomethyl(34) synthesis enzyme MnmG, with protein MNEQYDVIVVGGGHAGTEAALAAARMGARTLLLTHNIETIGQMSCNPAIGGIGKGHLVKEIDAMGGLMAAAADRAGIHFRTLNARKGPAVRATRAQADRSLYRAAVRAAVETQPGLSVFQQSVDDLILQGGRVTGVVTQMGLRVNAASVVLTAGTFLAGRIHIGEHQREGGRAGDAPATTLAARLRELPLGVGRLKTGTPPRIDGRSIDYSVLEIQPGDEPRPVFSFLGSRDQHPRQVACHIARTNPRTHALIAEAMDRSPLFSGQIEGVGPRYCPSIEDKVVRFADRDSHQIFVEPEGLDTREIYPNGISTSLPFDVQLALVRSIRGFEQAHITRPGYAIEYDYFDPRGLAASLQSREITGLFLAGQVNGTTGYEEAAAQGLLAGVNAVLWQRGEPPWSPARHEAYLGVLIDDLITQGTLEPYRMFTSRAEYRLMLREDNADLRLTPVARRLGLIDDDRWAAFERKREAIEREQTRAYDTRLTPEDCRQGDLADRMGQIPVEPLRVAELLRRPGVSMRDLQAAGVYRCASEDEAVLEQVEIQAKYAGYIERQTAEVRRNLSQEGLEIPGDLDYAAVDGLSHEVRQKLSRHRPRTLGQASRISGVTPAAISLLLVHLRRRHGERVSA; from the coding sequence ATGAACGAACAGTACGATGTCATTGTGGTCGGTGGTGGCCACGCCGGTACGGAAGCGGCGCTTGCCGCCGCGCGTATGGGCGCGCGCACGCTGTTGCTCACACACAATATCGAAACCATCGGGCAGATGAGCTGCAATCCTGCGATCGGTGGCATCGGCAAGGGTCATCTGGTCAAGGAAATCGATGCCATGGGGGGTCTCATGGCAGCCGCTGCCGACCGCGCAGGCATACATTTCCGGACCTTGAACGCGCGCAAGGGTCCGGCCGTGCGCGCCACGCGTGCGCAGGCCGACCGCAGCCTATATCGCGCGGCCGTGCGCGCGGCCGTGGAGACGCAGCCCGGTTTGAGCGTGTTCCAGCAGTCGGTCGACGATCTGATCCTGCAGGGCGGGCGCGTCACGGGTGTGGTGACGCAAATGGGGCTGCGTGTGAACGCGGCCAGCGTGGTGCTGACTGCGGGAACCTTTCTGGCGGGCCGTATCCACATAGGGGAGCATCAACGGGAAGGCGGTCGCGCAGGGGATGCGCCCGCCACGACGCTTGCGGCGCGGCTGCGCGAACTGCCGCTCGGTGTCGGCAGGCTCAAGACGGGCACGCCGCCGCGGATCGACGGCAGGAGCATCGATTACAGCGTGCTCGAAATCCAGCCTGGCGACGAGCCAAGACCGGTATTCTCGTTTCTGGGTTCGCGTGATCAGCATCCGCGACAAGTGGCCTGTCATATCGCGCGGACCAATCCACGAACGCACGCGTTGATTGCCGAGGCAATGGACCGCTCCCCGCTCTTTTCGGGCCAGATCGAGGGCGTTGGGCCCCGTTACTGTCCGTCCATAGAAGACAAGGTCGTCCGGTTCGCTGATCGCGACTCGCATCAGATTTTCGTGGAGCCCGAAGGGCTGGATACCCGCGAGATCTATCCGAACGGTATTTCGACCAGTCTGCCGTTCGATGTCCAGCTCGCGCTGGTGCGCAGCATCCGGGGTTTCGAACAGGCCCACATCACCCGGCCCGGCTACGCGATCGAATACGATTACTTCGACCCGCGCGGGCTTGCGGCATCGTTGCAGTCGCGTGAAATCACGGGGCTTTTTCTGGCCGGTCAGGTCAACGGCACGACCGGTTACGAGGAAGCGGCTGCGCAGGGTCTGTTGGCGGGCGTCAATGCCGTGTTGTGGCAGCGTGGCGAGCCGCCTTGGTCGCCGGCCCGCCACGAGGCGTACCTCGGCGTGCTGATTGACGACCTGATCACGCAGGGGACCCTTGAACCCTACCGCATGTTCACCAGCCGCGCGGAATACCGGCTGATGCTGCGTGAGGACAACGCGGACCTGCGGCTGACGCCGGTGGCGCGGCGTCTCGGGCTGATCGACGACGACCGCTGGGCCGCCTTCGAGCGCAAGCGCGAGGCCATCGAACGCGAGCAGACGCGCGCCTACGATACGCGTTTGACGCCGGAGGACTGTCGGCAGGGCGACCTTGCCGACCGCATGGGACAGATACCCGTGGAGCCACTGCGCGTGGCCGAGCTTCTACGACGCCCCGGCGTGAGCATGCGCGACCTGCAGGCGGCGGGTGTCTACCGCTGTGCGAGCGAGGACGAGGCCGTGCTGGAGCAGGTCGAAATACAAGCCAAGTACGCCGGGTACATCGAACGGCAGACGGCGGAAGTCCGCCGCAACCTGAGTCAGGAAGGTCTGGAAATCCCCGGTGACCTCGACTATGCGGCGGTCGACGGGCTTTCGCATGAAGTCCGCCAGAAGCTGTCCCGGCATCGACCGCGGACGCTGGGGCAGGCCTCGAGGATATCCGGCGTGACGCCGGCCGCTATCTCGCTGTTGCTGGTGCACCTTCGTCGCCGGCACGGCGAACGGGTTTCCGCCTGA
- a CDS encoding ATP synthase subunit I: protein MRSAILMFQAGLVLIGVGLAAYAKGQHGIEAALYGGAVALANTLMLVRRIERVEAAVSVSAQRGMAQLYLSAVLRFVFVLAALAIGLGWFKLAPLPLIGTFVGAQAAYILISMRANGR from the coding sequence ATGCGCAGCGCAATCTTGATGTTTCAGGCCGGATTGGTGCTGATCGGGGTAGGATTAGCCGCTTACGCAAAAGGACAACATGGTATCGAGGCCGCGCTCTATGGCGGCGCGGTGGCCTTGGCCAATACTTTGATGCTGGTACGCCGCATCGAGCGCGTCGAAGCGGCGGTTTCGGTCAGCGCCCAGCGCGGAATGGCGCAACTTTATCTCAGCGCTGTTCTACGCTTTGTGTTCGTTCTGGCGGCGCTGGCGATAGGGCTGGGCTGGTTCAAGCTCGCTCCCCTCCCGCTGATAGGCACTTTTGTAGGTGCGCAGGCCGCATACATCTTGATAAGCATGCGTGCGAACGGCCGCTGA
- the mnmE gene encoding tRNA uridine-5-carboxymethylaminomethyl(34) synthesis GTPase MnmE produces MSAPDERDTIAAIATAPGRGAIGIVRASGPQALALAQRLTGRDPPAPRTAVLRTCLDHRGEAIDQGLLVCFPGPDSFTGEDVIEFQGHGGQLLLHLIWERLLALGARPARPGEFSERAFLNGRIDLTQAEAIADLIDAGSRQAARGAMRSLRGEFSSRVEALRTRLVGLRIELEAAIDFVDEDDVGPIGDRRLTASLADVAASLDALLMQAEQGRKLAQGAVMVIAGAPNVGKSSLLNRLAGDDMAIVTPIAGTTRDLLRTDVVIAGMPVRIVDTAGIRETEDPVEREGVARARQAIDQADLILAMDTGDEPTDGVTSVTLPPQIPVLRVRNKIDLRGEPAGWLSGSDVLGVSVLTGEGMDLLTDELAQRLAGAAQGESTFTARRRQVQALKQCADAVEAARAGLQQGLGIELLAEDLRRAHDRLGEITGRVTPDQLLGEIFSTFCIGK; encoded by the coding sequence ATGAGCGCGCCTGACGAGCGCGACACCATTGCCGCCATCGCCACCGCGCCCGGGCGCGGTGCGATCGGCATCGTCAGGGCCAGCGGGCCGCAAGCCCTGGCGCTCGCGCAACGCTTGACCGGGCGCGATCCGCCCGCACCACGTACGGCCGTTCTGCGCACCTGTCTGGACCACCGCGGCGAGGCCATCGACCAGGGTCTGCTGGTGTGCTTTCCCGGCCCGGATTCCTTCACCGGCGAGGATGTGATCGAATTCCAGGGGCATGGCGGCCAGCTTCTGCTGCACCTCATCTGGGAGCGTTTGCTGGCACTGGGCGCGCGACCGGCCCGCCCCGGGGAATTCAGCGAGCGGGCATTTCTCAACGGGCGCATCGATCTGACGCAGGCGGAAGCCATCGCCGACCTGATAGACGCAGGCAGTCGGCAGGCGGCGCGCGGTGCGATGCGGTCACTGCGCGGCGAGTTCTCGTCCCGCGTCGAGGCGCTGCGCACCCGCCTCGTAGGCCTGAGAATCGAGCTGGAAGCGGCGATCGATTTCGTCGACGAGGATGATGTCGGACCAATCGGCGATCGCCGCCTGACGGCCTCGCTTGCGGACGTTGCCGCGAGCCTCGACGCATTGCTGATGCAGGCGGAGCAAGGACGCAAACTGGCTCAGGGCGCTGTCATGGTCATCGCCGGGGCGCCCAACGTGGGCAAGTCGAGTCTGCTCAATCGGTTGGCAGGCGACGACATGGCGATCGTCACGCCCATTGCCGGAACCACGCGCGATCTGCTGCGCACCGATGTCGTGATCGCCGGCATGCCGGTACGGATCGTTGATACGGCGGGCATTCGAGAAACCGAGGATCCGGTGGAACGCGAGGGCGTTGCGCGAGCGCGACAGGCGATAGATCAGGCAGACCTGATTCTGGCGATGGACACGGGCGACGAGCCGACAGACGGCGTGACATCGGTCACGCTGCCGCCGCAGATACCCGTGCTGCGCGTTAGGAACAAGATCGATCTGAGAGGCGAGCCCGCAGGCTGGTTAAGCGGTTCTGACGTGCTCGGCGTCTCGGTGCTGACCGGGGAAGGGATGGATCTGCTGACCGACGAGCTGGCGCAGCGGCTCGCCGGAGCTGCACAGGGCGAATCGACCTTCACGGCGCGGCGTCGGCAGGTGCAGGCGCTCAAACAGTGCGCCGACGCGGTCGAGGCGGCGCGCGCGGGCCTGCAGCAAGGACTCGGCATCGAGCTGCTGGCCGAGGACTTGCGCCGTGCGCACGATCGACTGGGCGAGATCACCGGCCGCGTCACGCCGGACCAGTTGCTCGGAGAGATTTTTTCGACCTTCTGTATCGGCAAGTAA
- the atpB gene encoding F0F1 ATP synthase subunit A: protein MSAAETSQPVNPVEYMQHHLTDWCIGCDPKTHQTSNIIDFHAFFVDSWLMGLLIAILIGFVAWRIGRSLDADNPTGMQNLLEAMVEFVNGQIKDVFTSRANPLIGPLALTIFVWVFLMNFVDLIPVDLIPLTVAWIGHHVFGVEGPVYFRAVPTANLGAPFGMALTVFALVIFYNLKVKGPVGYVKMFLFHPFGKYLVPVNIVMTLIEEIAKPLSLALRLFGNMFAGELVFMLIALLVLTHADTLNWGLLGWYPLQILAGLGWSIFHILVISLQAFIFMVLTIVYLGMAHTSDH from the coding sequence ATGAGCGCAGCCGAAACCTCTCAACCGGTAAATCCCGTTGAGTACATGCAGCACCATTTGACCGACTGGTGCATCGGTTGCGATCCGAAGACGCATCAAACCTCGAATATCATCGATTTCCACGCATTCTTCGTCGACTCCTGGCTGATGGGTCTGCTGATCGCGATTCTGATCGGCTTCGTGGCCTGGCGTATCGGCCGCAGCCTGGATGCCGACAATCCGACCGGCATGCAAAATCTCCTTGAAGCAATGGTCGAGTTCGTCAACGGCCAGATCAAGGACGTATTCACTTCCCGCGCCAATCCGCTCATCGGTCCGCTGGCGCTGACGATCTTCGTCTGGGTTTTCCTGATGAATTTCGTCGATCTCATCCCGGTCGACCTGATTCCGCTGACGGTTGCCTGGATCGGCCACCATGTATTCGGCGTCGAGGGTCCGGTGTATTTCCGCGCCGTCCCGACCGCCAACCTCGGTGCGCCTTTCGGGATGGCCCTGACGGTCTTCGCCCTGGTGATCTTCTACAACCTGAAGGTCAAGGGTCCGGTCGGTTACGTCAAGATGTTTCTGTTCCACCCCTTCGGCAAGTATCTGGTGCCGGTGAACATCGTCATGACGCTGATCGAGGAAATCGCCAAACCCCTGAGCCTCGCCCTGCGACTGTTCGGCAACATGTTTGCGGGCGAGCTGGTGTTCATGCTCATCGCTCTGCTGGTGCTGACGCATGCCGATACCCTGAATTGGGGGCTGTTGGGCTGGTACCCGCTACAGATTCTGGCCGGTCTCGGATGGTCCATATTCCACATCCTCGTGATCTCCCTGCAGGCCTTCATTTTCATGGTACTCACCATCGTGTACCTGGGAATGGCGCATACCTCGGATCACTAA
- the yidD gene encoding membrane protein insertion efficiency factor YidD: MRGLLILLIKGYRLFLSPYIGQHCRFQPTCSAYAIEALERFGAIKGGWLAVRRLSRCHPWHPGGHDPLPNEPIKQPTSRHDG, encoded by the coding sequence ATGCGTGGTTTGCTGATCTTACTGATCAAGGGTTACCGCCTGTTCCTGAGCCCGTATATCGGGCAGCATTGCCGATTCCAACCGACATGCTCCGCCTATGCCATCGAGGCGTTGGAACGTTTCGGCGCCATCAAGGGTGGTTGGCTGGCGGTCCGGCGCCTGTCCCGTTGCCATCCCTGGCATCCGGGCGGCCATGATCCCCTTCCGAACGAACCCATAAAACAACCAACAAGTCGACACGATGGATAA
- the rsmG gene encoding 16S rRNA (guanine(527)-N(7))-methyltransferase RsmG, which yields MDGVVVARLEAGLEALGLDRDPERIQAQQHYLELMVRWNRVHNLTAIQGDRELVSHHLLDSLSIHRFLHGDRVLDVGSGAGLPGIPLAIYHPARHFTLLDASAKRVRFLRQCALELGLDNVVAVHARIERYTPVEGFATVVSRAFATLADFTLAVRHAVSPGGHMLAMKGRYPAAELDALPTGVRVHAVHELQVPGLDARRHLADLGWEANDHN from the coding sequence ATGGATGGCGTGGTCGTTGCCCGCCTCGAGGCGGGCCTGGAGGCGCTGGGCCTGGATCGGGACCCGGAGCGGATTCAGGCCCAGCAACATTACCTCGAACTGATGGTGCGCTGGAATCGGGTGCACAATCTCACGGCCATACAGGGCGACCGCGAACTGGTGTCGCATCACTTGCTCGACAGTTTGTCCATTCACCGATTTCTGCACGGCGACCGTGTGCTCGACGTTGGTAGTGGTGCGGGCCTGCCCGGGATTCCATTGGCCATCTACCATCCGGCGCGCCATTTCACCTTGCTGGACGCCAGTGCGAAGCGCGTGCGCTTCCTGCGGCAGTGCGCACTGGAGCTGGGCCTGGACAACGTCGTCGCCGTGCACGCACGGATCGAGCGCTACACGCCCGTGGAGGGCTTTGCTACAGTCGTCAGCCGGGCATTCGCGACCCTGGCCGATTTCACGCTGGCGGTCAGACACGCCGTGTCACCCGGTGGGCACATGCTGGCGATGAAGGGCCGCTATCCGGCTGCGGAACTGGATGCCCTGCCGACGGGCGTGCGGGTGCATGCGGTGCACGAATTGCAAGTGCCGGGGCTGGACGCCCGGAGACATTTGGCGGACCTCGGCTGGGAAGCGAATGACCACAACTAG
- the yidC gene encoding membrane protein insertase YidC, whose translation MDNFRPLLYISLLFVLFVIWQDWQHAHQPKPPVATATQGGGGMTADKGTGVPSVTRGAPPAAASVQGAGQGERIHIRTDVLDLTLSTRGGDILEARLPTYPVSVNKPNDPFTLMFDRDGTFVAQSGLVSADAKRAPDHYALYRTTQTSYDMKQGENTLRVPLTWTGPEGVKVTKTYIFHRGSFLVDVDYRIENAGTKPWKGMLYSQLVHGPLESHSSFLQAHSYQGAAYYDGSYQKVPFDDMAKSPLSKTVKGGWMAMVQHYFLVAWIPAKDQDYDYYSKAVTGGNQPLYLIGYRTGAVDVAPGGDTRVGSRMWIGPELQEKLEKVAPGLDLTTGYGIFTVIAKPLFWLLSRIHGFVGNWGFAIILLTLMIKLAFYKLSATSYRSMARMRSLQPKMQALKERYGDDRQKLSQATMELYRTEKINPLGGCLPIVVQIPVFIALYWVLLESVELRQAPFIFWIHDLSTKDPYFVLPVIMGITMFLQQRLNPAPMDPLQKRIMTIMPLGFAVFMAFFPAGLVLYWVVNNTLSIAQQWLITKRMEKDSGK comes from the coding sequence ATGGATAACTTCCGCCCCCTGCTGTACATCTCGTTGCTGTTCGTGCTGTTCGTGATCTGGCAGGACTGGCAGCATGCCCATCAGCCCAAGCCACCGGTTGCAACGGCGACGCAGGGCGGCGGCGGTATGACGGCGGACAAGGGCACGGGCGTGCCGAGCGTCACGCGGGGGGCACCTCCCGCCGCCGCAAGCGTACAGGGCGCCGGGCAGGGCGAGCGCATCCACATTCGCACGGACGTGCTCGATCTTACGCTCAGCACGCGCGGCGGCGATATTCTTGAGGCGAGGCTGCCGACCTACCCGGTGTCGGTCAACAAGCCGAACGACCCGTTCACCCTGATGTTCGATCGTGACGGTACCTTCGTAGCGCAATCGGGTCTGGTTTCGGCCGATGCGAAACGGGCGCCGGACCATTACGCGCTCTATCGCACCACGCAGACGTCCTACGACATGAAGCAGGGCGAAAACACGCTGCGCGTGCCGCTGACCTGGACCGGGCCGGAGGGTGTCAAGGTGACCAAGACCTATATCTTCCACCGTGGCAGCTTCCTGGTCGATGTCGACTACCGCATCGAAAACGCCGGCACGAAACCCTGGAAGGGGATGCTCTATTCGCAACTCGTGCACGGACCACTGGAGAGTCACAGCAGTTTTCTTCAGGCTCACTCCTACCAGGGCGCGGCCTACTACGACGGCAGCTATCAGAAGGTGCCCTTCGATGACATGGCGAAATCGCCCTTGTCCAAGACGGTCAAGGGCGGCTGGATGGCCATGGTGCAGCATTACTTCCTGGTGGCCTGGATACCCGCGAAGGATCAGGATTACGATTACTACAGCAAGGCCGTGACGGGCGGCAATCAGCCGCTTTATCTGATCGGCTATCGCACCGGAGCGGTCGATGTCGCGCCCGGCGGCGATACGCGGGTAGGCAGCCGCATGTGGATCGGGCCAGAGCTCCAGGAGAAGCTGGAGAAGGTGGCGCCGGGCCTCGATCTGACTACGGGTTACGGCATTTTCACCGTCATCGCCAAGCCGCTGTTCTGGTTGCTCAGCAGAATCCACGGCTTCGTCGGCAACTGGGGTTTCGCGATCATCCTGCTGACCCTGATGATCAAGCTCGCTTTCTACAAGCTGTCCGCGACGAGCTATCGTTCGATGGCGCGCATGCGCAGCCTGCAGCCCAAGATGCAGGCACTCAAGGAGCGCTATGGCGACGACCGCCAGAAGCTCAGTCAGGCCACGATGGAGCTATACCGGACCGAGAAGATCAATCCGCTCGGCGGCTGTCTGCCGATCGTGGTGCAGATCCCGGTATTCATCGCGCTTTACTGGGTGCTGCTCGAAAGCGTCGAACTGCGCCAGGCGCCATTCATCTTCTGGATTCATGACCTGTCGACGAAGGATCCCTACTTCGTCCTGCCGGTGATCATGGGTATCACCATGTTCCTGCAGCAGCGCCTGAACCCGGCGCCGATGGACCCCCTGCAGAAACGCATCATGACCATCATGCCGCTGGGTTTTGCCGTGTTCATGGCCTTTTTCCCTGCAGGCCTGGTGCTCTATTGGGTGGTCAACAATACGCTTTCGATCGCCCAGCAATGGCTGATTACCAAGCGTATGGAAAAAGACAGCGGGAAATAG
- a CDS encoding ParA family protein → MTTTRIRALANQKGGVGKTTTSVNLAASLAATRRRVLLVDMDPQGNATMGSGVDKYHLAYSALDLMLGDVGASDAIRPAADHGYDIIPANGDLTAAEVGLMQVQEKEYRLRAALEPILGRYDYVLIDCPPSLNMLTVNALAAAHGVVIPIQCEYYALEGLTALMKTIERIRENVNRELEIDGLLRTMFDPRNNLANDVSAQLIAHFGDRVYRTIIPRNVRLAEAPSYGIPVLNYDRASSGALAYLALAGEIIRRDERSRNGTD, encoded by the coding sequence ATGACCACAACTAGGATCAGGGCGCTGGCCAACCAGAAGGGCGGCGTCGGCAAGACCACGACCAGTGTCAACTTGGCGGCGTCGCTCGCGGCGACGCGCCGGCGCGTGCTGTTGGTGGACATGGACCCGCAAGGCAATGCCACGATGGGCAGCGGGGTAGACAAATACCATCTCGCTTACTCCGCCCTCGATCTCATGCTGGGCGATGTCGGCGCCAGCGATGCGATACGTCCGGCGGCGGACCACGGCTACGACATCATTCCGGCCAACGGCGATCTTACCGCGGCCGAGGTCGGTCTGATGCAGGTGCAGGAAAAGGAATACCGCCTGCGCGCCGCGCTCGAGCCGATACTCGGACGTTACGATTACGTGCTCATAGATTGTCCGCCGTCGCTGAACATGCTCACGGTCAATGCGCTGGCGGCCGCGCATGGGGTCGTGATACCGATCCAGTGCGAATACTATGCGCTTGAAGGCCTGACTGCGCTGATGAAGACCATTGAGCGGATTCGCGAGAACGTGAACCGCGAGCTGGAAATCGATGGCCTGCTGAGGACCATGTTCGACCCCAGAAACAATCTGGCGAACGACGTGTCCGCGCAGTTGATCGCGCACTTCGGAGACCGCGTATACCGGACCATCATTCCGCGCAACGTGCGTCTGGCCGAGGCACCGAGCTACGGTATCCCCGTATTGAACTATGATCGCGCCTCCAGCGGAGCGCTGGCGTACCTCGCGCTGGCTGGCGAGATCATCCGGCGCGACGAGCGGTCACGAAACGGTACCGATTAG
- the rpmH gene encoding 50S ribosomal protein L34 produces the protein MKRTFQPSNLHRKRTHGFRARMRTQGGRAVIAARRAKGRHRLTP, from the coding sequence ATGAAACGTACGTTCCAACCCAGCAATCTCCATCGCAAGCGCACCCATGGTTTCCGCGCGCGCATGCGTACCCAGGGTGGCCGTGCCGTGATCGCCGCACGCCGAGCGAAGGGTCGCCATCGCCTGACGCCGTAA
- a CDS encoding ParB/RepB/Spo0J family partition protein produces MVRRKRGLGSRGLDALLSGQADSAEDDNEDGELRTLAVEHIQRGRYQPRMNIRSEELEELASSIRAQGLIQPVVVRKHGDGYELIAGERRWRAAQLAGLREIPALVRDLPDQAVAAMSLIENIQREDLNPIEESMALARLIEEFGLTHQQTADAIGRSRAAVTNLLRLRELGEVARQLLETGVIEMGHARALLALEAAEQARVAREIAAKGLSVRQAEQLIRTRAKAPVAPRKSSPDVARVETDIAERLGAKVRIEQGNKGSGRLIIQYNSLDELDGILSHIK; encoded by the coding sequence ATGGTGAGGCGTAAGCGAGGCTTGGGCTCGCGCGGACTGGATGCCCTCTTGTCCGGTCAGGCGGACAGCGCGGAAGACGACAACGAGGACGGCGAGCTGCGCACACTGGCGGTGGAGCATATTCAGCGCGGACGCTACCAGCCTCGGATGAATATCCGCAGCGAGGAACTGGAAGAACTGGCATCGTCCATCCGCGCCCAGGGGCTCATACAGCCGGTGGTGGTGCGCAAGCATGGCGACGGCTACGAGCTGATCGCCGGCGAGCGCCGCTGGCGCGCGGCCCAACTCGCGGGATTGCGTGAAATTCCGGCACTGGTCAGGGATCTGCCCGACCAGGCGGTGGCGGCGATGTCGCTCATCGAGAATATCCAACGCGAAGATCTCAATCCGATCGAGGAATCGATGGCGCTCGCGCGCCTGATCGAGGAATTCGGACTGACCCATCAACAAACCGCGGATGCCATCGGCCGCTCGCGCGCGGCGGTAACCAATCTGCTGCGTCTGCGCGAACTGGGCGAGGTCGCGCGGCAGTTGCTCGAGACGGGAGTCATCGAAATGGGCCACGCCCGTGCCTTGCTCGCGCTGGAGGCCGCCGAGCAGGCACGCGTGGCGCGCGAGATCGCGGCCAAAGGCCTGAGCGTGCGGCAGGCGGAGCAGCTGATCCGCACGCGTGCGAAAGCGCCCGTCGCCCCCAGGAAGTCCTCTCCGGACGTCGCCAGGGTGGAAACGGACATTGCCGAACGACTGGGGGCTAAGGTGCGTATCGAGCAGGGTAACAAGGGCAGTGGCCGCCTGATCATCCAGTACAACAGTCTCGATGAACTGGATGGGATTTTGTCACATATCAAATAA
- the dnaA gene encoding chromosomal replication initiator protein DnaA gives MAGSPLWQSCIAQLQNELSEQQINTWLRPLHADESAQSLRLLAPNRFVLDWVREHFLGRISEIVADLSQRADLPVLIEVGSAESRPKASPARKSGAEIERRASARHNINPSFSFDNFVEGKSNQLARAASFQVAENVGRAYNPLFIYGGVGLGKTHLMYAVGNAILKQRPNARVIYLHSERFVGDMIKALQHNAIADFKRYYRSVDALLIDDIQFFANKERSQEEFFHTFNALLEGQQQIILTCDRYPKEVDGLEERLKSRFGWGLTVAIEPPELETRVAILQRKATAAGIALSNEVAFFVAKRIRSNVRELEGALRRIIASAQFSGREVTLDFTKEALRDLLALQDKLVTLDNIQKIVAQYYNIRVADLLSTRRSRSITRPRQLAMSLSKEFTSHSLPEIGDAFGGRDHTTVLHACRKIKELRASDARMEEDYTNLVRLLTS, from the coding sequence TTGGCTGGCAGTCCACTCTGGCAATCCTGCATTGCCCAGCTCCAAAACGAACTATCCGAACAGCAGATCAACACCTGGCTGCGTCCACTGCATGCCGACGAGTCGGCCCAATCCCTGCGTCTTCTGGCCCCCAACCGCTTCGTGCTCGACTGGGTGCGCGAGCACTTTCTCGGGCGTATCAGCGAGATCGTCGCCGACCTCAGTCAGCGCGCGGATCTTCCGGTCCTGATCGAGGTCGGAAGCGCGGAAAGTCGTCCCAAGGCCAGCCCGGCCCGCAAGTCCGGCGCCGAGATCGAGCGCCGGGCCAGTGCGCGGCACAACATAAACCCGAGCTTCAGCTTCGACAATTTCGTCGAGGGCAAGTCCAATCAGCTCGCGCGCGCGGCATCGTTTCAGGTCGCGGAAAACGTCGGCCGGGCCTACAACCCGCTGTTCATCTACGGCGGCGTCGGCCTCGGCAAAACACACCTGATGTACGCCGTTGGCAATGCCATTCTCAAGCAGCGCCCGAACGCGAGGGTCATCTATCTGCATTCGGAGCGTTTCGTCGGCGACATGATCAAGGCGCTGCAGCACAACGCGATCGCCGACTTCAAACGCTACTACCGCTCGGTCGACGCGCTGCTGATAGACGATATCCAGTTTTTTGCCAACAAGGAACGCTCCCAGGAAGAGTTCTTCCACACCTTCAACGCGCTGCTCGAAGGCCAGCAGCAGATCATCCTGACCTGCGACCGTTATCCCAAGGAGGTCGACGGGCTGGAAGAACGTCTCAAATCGCGTTTCGGATGGGGATTGACCGTAGCAATAGAGCCGCCTGAGCTTGAGACGCGGGTAGCGATTCTGCAGCGCAAGGCCACGGCCGCCGGGATCGCATTGAGCAACGAGGTCGCCTTCTTCGTAGCCAAACGTATCCGGTCCAATGTCCGCGAACTGGAAGGAGCGCTGCGCAGAATCATCGCAAGCGCGCAATTCAGCGGCCGCGAGGTCACCCTCGACTTCACCAAGGAGGCCCTGCGCGACCTGCTGGCACTTCAGGACAAGCTGGTCACGCTCGACAACATCCAGAAAATCGTTGCGCAGTACTACAACATCAGGGTCGCGGACTTGTTGTCGACACGCCGCAGCCGTTCGATTACGCGCCCGCGTCAGCTGGCGATGTCGCTTTCCAAGGAATTCACCAGTCACAGCCTGCCTGAGATCGGCGATGCCTTCGGCGGCCGCGACCACACCACCGTGTTGCACGCGTGCCGTAAAATCAAGGAGTTAAGGGCAAGCGATGCCCGTATGGAAGAGGATTACACCAATCTGGTAAGACTGTTGACGAGCTAG
- the rnpA gene encoding ribonuclease P protein component yields MIPAQSFPRCARLTEAADYSRVFAGRHRSGGRVFLLKWTPNDTGRARLGLAISRKCAKQAVVRQRIKRVIRESFRQRRLAFPAVDIVVMCRPDAARLDKRRLREALERQWQSIG; encoded by the coding sequence ATGATTCCGGCACAGTCCTTTCCGCGCTGTGCCAGGCTGACGGAAGCCGCCGACTACTCACGCGTATTCGCGGGGAGGCACAGGTCTGGCGGCCGCGTCTTTTTGCTGAAGTGGACGCCGAACGACACCGGCAGAGCGAGACTGGGGCTAGCGATATCCCGCAAGTGTGCCAAGCAGGCGGTGGTCAGGCAGCGAATCAAGCGCGTAATCAGGGAAAGCTTCCGTCAACGGCGGTTGGCGTTTCCGGCGGTCGATATCGTGGTAATGTGCAGACCGGATGCAGCCAGACTGGACAAGCGGCGCCTGCGCGAGGCCTTGGAGCGACAGTGGCAATCGATCGGATAA